GACGCCACCATCTTCTACTCTCTGCAGCAGGCCCGCCTGCCAGAGATCTACCGCACCATCGGTCCGGATGTGGAAGAGCGCATCGTCCGCAGTGAGATCCGCGCCAGCCTCCGCGATGCTGCCGCGGCACTCTCCGCCACGGAACTCTACACCTCCAAGCGCCAGTCCTTCGTGGATCAGGTGACCAAAACCCTGAAGGCCGCCTTCGAGGCTCGCGGCATCAACCTTGAACAGATGCTCCTGCGCAACGTCATCCTGCCCGACCAGATCACCAAGGCCATCAACGACAAGATCAGCGCCGATCAGGACGCCCAGAAGATGGCCTTCGTGCTGCAGAAGGAAAAGCAGGAAGCCGAGCGCAAGCGCATCGAGGCCGAGGGCCAGGCCCGGGCCCAGCAGATCGTGAGCCAGAGCCTCACGCCCCAGATCATCGAGTACCAGCGTATCCAGGCGCTGCGGGACATCGGCGCCAAGGGCAACCTCATCATCACGCCCATGGGCGGCGCCACGCCCATGATCCAGGTGTCCGCCAAGAAGTGATTCAGATGCTGGCGGGCTGGGGTTTAACCGGCTCGCCAGCTTTGGACCCTTTGAGATTGAGCTTCACCTTGATGACCTCTCCACTGCGAAGGACATCGAATTCGATTTCATCCTTGGGGGTCTCCACCTCCAGCATGGCCATGAACTGGCCTTCGCTTTCAATGACGCGGCCCTGATAGGCCAACAGGATGTCACCCATCTCCTTGACCCGGCCCTGGGCATCCACGGAAAGAGGCCGGAGTCCGGCCCGACCCGCCGGAGAGGCTGGATCCACCGATAAGACAAGCAGGCCTTGGGTGATTCCAAGAGACTGTTGAGCAAGGGCGGACGTCATGACCTCGAAGCCCATGCGGGGCGGCTCAAGCCGTGTCCGGGCGATGAGCTTGGGAACGATGTCGTTGAGGGTATCCACGGGAATGGCAAAGCCGACGCCCACGGAGCCCTCCCCTTTGGTGGCCACAATGGCGGTGTTCATGCCCACCAGTCGACCACCGCTATCCAGGAGGGGGCCGCCGGAGTTGCCTGGGTTCACGGCCGCATCGGTCTGAATGGCGTTCAGGATGTGGGTGCTGTAGCCGGTGTCGATCTTCCGGTTTTTCGCGGAGACCACACCCTTGGTCAAGGAATGATCAAGACCGAAGGGGTTTCCGATGGCCATCACGGACTGGCCCACCTGAAGAGATTGGCTGCGGCCGATGGGAATGGGGCGCATGGCTTGGAGGGGGGCGAACACCTGGATGACGGCGATGTCGTAGGCGAAGCTGAACCCAATGACACGGCCTTTGTAGGTTTGCCCATCGGCGAGTGTGACTTCCACCTCCTGGACTTCCGTGATGCGCTGCCCTCCTTCTTCGACCGTGACCACATGATGGTTGGTGACGATGTGCCCCCATTCATCCCAGACGAAGCCTGTGCCTGCTCCGAACGGGATCTTGGCAGAATCCTGTGTTCTGAGATCGTGCCCCTTCAGGATCGCGGATACGAACACCACGCTGGATTTCGCCTCCCTGAAGCGTCGAATGGTGTTCCGTTCCTCGGCACTGAGCGGGGCTTCGGGCGCCACGACCCGGGGCTTGGCGTGGGCCCGGAAGCGTTCAATGGTGGAATCTTCGGTGGGCGTGGCCGGTTTCTGCGCCTTCTGGGCGGCCAAGGGCAGGGACCAGATGGCCAGCAGCGCGATGAGGGTGGCACGAATCATGGGAGCTCCGGGATCGATTATGGGGTCTTGCAACGAAGCCCGCTCCCCATAGCCGTGGACTTGGGTTACCTTGAGCCACATTCCTCCATGGACCCCAGTCATGCCGGACCCCCCAGATCCACGCATGCCCCGCCGCCTCCCCTTGGCTGCGGCCTGCTTGCTGGTGCTGCTGTTGCTGGCAGGGCTGGTCACGGCTTGGCTGCTGAATCGCCGCGGTTTCGGGCAACCCATTCAGGTGCTGCTCGTCCGAGTGGAAACCACCCAGGCCCCGGGGCTCACCCAGGGGGCCCGGCGCACCTTGTGGGATCTCATGACCTGGGATCTCGAAACCCTCGGTCCGGTGTCGGTCACGGACCTCGTCCAATCGCCTGGTTCCGTGCACCTCGAACGCCTGCCGGACACCGCCCTTCTGTTGGAAGTGCTGCCCCGGAAAGAGGGATCCCTTCTGGCCCTGACCATCCGGTCCACTCGGGTGGACCAGCTGAAGTGGAACGGGGACGCCGCTTGGCGCACCACGGAAATCTCGGCCCGCCCACCCGCCGAGGCCTTCAAGGCCATGAGGGGGCGGCTTCCCTTCAGCCTCAGCCCCCCCTTCGATCCGAATCGTTTGCTTCCCGAGGACACCGAGGCGTTCTGGACCCTCCTAGAAGCCATGGAGTGGCGGGAGCATGACGATGGCCTGCTGGGCGCCATGAAGCTGGCCGAGCAGGTCACCAATGCCGAACCCCGGTGCGCCATGGCCTGGATGGCGCGGGGGGACCTGCTCTACCGCCACCTGCTCATCCAGCCCAAAGGCCACCCACAGGGGCAATCCGAAGCGGAACGGTACCTGCGCATTGCCCTGGATCTCGCGCCCAATCACCCGCAGTGTGGATTCCTGCTGGGCCAGCTGAAGACGGATTCCGGCGACCAGCGGGAAGCCTTCTACGTTTTGCAAGGATGCCTCCAGGCCCATCCCCAGAACTCCACGCTTTTCAAGGGACTGGCCTACGCGGCCCGTTGCGCGGGTTTGCTGGATGTGGCGAAGGGAGCCCTCAAGCGCCGGAATCAATTGGTCTTCTCGGAATTCATGCCTGATTCCACGGAGAACACCTATCTCTATTGCGGGGACGTGGCGCATTTCGAGGCGGGATTGGTGGAATTTCCCGGCGATCCCCGGACGGCCCTGGTGCGGTTCTACCGCGGCTACCTGGCCCTGATGCGGGGGGATCGGGCCATGGCGCGGTTCTGGTTCGCCCAAACGCAGTCGCAAAAGGAAGGTTTCACGCAGTTCAAGCAATTGGCGGGCGTGTACGAAGCCATCGCTGAGGGGAACTCAGCCGTGGCCGCTGACCGCCTCAAGAGGCTGGAGGCAGACCGGGTGGGACTGCGCGTGCCCGATGGGGAATTCACCTTCAAGATGGCCGAAGCCTGTGCGCTCATCGGGGATGCGAATCAGGCGATGGGCATGGCATCGCGGGCCTTCAGCCAGGGATTCGGGTGTCTCCGCTGGTACCAGGAGAGTCCGTTCCTCCGGTCCATTCGCGGGACGCCCCGATGGAATGCGCTCATGCAGCACGTGGAGGCGCGGCAGCGCCTGCTGCAAGGCCACTTCTCGCCAGCTCAGTTCGGGATCTACTCCTAGACGCCACAGAGCGTCTTCATTCTACAAGCATGCTTGACCACCATCGGGGGTCTGTGACCGGTTCGACGCGGGTTACCTGATAGGCTTTGACTCGCTTTTGCCCAGCCCGTCCAGTGTTTCGGCGCGGCATGGTGGAGGCCTGTGACGAGATTTTATGCCTCAGCCTGTATCCCGTACCCCTTCCCAGCCCACCAGCC
This sequence is a window from Geothrix sp. PMB-07. Protein-coding genes within it:
- a CDS encoding S1C family serine protease; protein product: MIRATLIALLAIWSLPLAAQKAQKPATPTEDSTIERFRAHAKPRVVAPEAPLSAEERNTIRRFREAKSSVVFVSAILKGHDLRTQDSAKIPFGAGTGFVWDEWGHIVTNHHVVTVEEGGQRITEVQEVEVTLADGQTYKGRVIGFSFAYDIAVIQVFAPLQAMRPIPIGRSQSLQVGQSVMAIGNPFGLDHSLTKGVVSAKNRKIDTGYSTHILNAIQTDAAVNPGNSGGPLLDSGGRLVGMNTAIVATKGEGSVGVGFAIPVDTLNDIVPKLIARTRLEPPRMGFEVMTSALAQQSLGITQGLLVLSVDPASPAGRAGLRPLSVDAQGRVKEMGDILLAYQGRVIESEGQFMAMLEVETPKDEIEFDVLRSGEVIKVKLNLKGSKAGEPVKPQPASI
- a CDS encoding prohibitin family protein — translated: MILLAVLLLVVGVLAWRWKTKVGFPLSARLAIVQWVGLGLGVLVLLASMAVVVPPGQAGIQVLFGKVNSEPLPSGLHFINPFSQVVEMEVRTRNYTMSNVADEGQRKGDDSIAVISSDGLTVKLDATIFYSLQQARLPEIYRTIGPDVEERIVRSEIRASLRDAAAALSATELYTSKRQSFVDQVTKTLKAAFEARGINLEQMLLRNVILPDQITKAINDKISADQDAQKMAFVLQKEKQEAERKRIEAEGQARAQQIVSQSLTPQIIEYQRIQALRDIGAKGNLIITPMGGATPMIQVSAKK